From one Lycium ferocissimum isolate CSIRO_LF1 chromosome 5, AGI_CSIRO_Lferr_CH_V1, whole genome shotgun sequence genomic stretch:
- the LOC132056878 gene encoding uncharacterized protein LOC132056878, with product MCILCSIQKWSRGVATMLPWLVIPLIGLWALSQLFPPAFRFEITSPRLACVCVLVFTLGWYEVVMPKLSSWRARRNARLRERKRFEAIEMQKLRKTATRRCRNCLTPYRDQNPGGGKFMCCYCGHISKRPILDLPVPPGLGISNSGILRDLVGNRWMYGQDWLENGNWVGGSFVSKPDSWSKTSGGFLGVDHCLAEKSYSRVFAFACKALTAFFLSIMWLCRKVFRISSSGSDASMDAERRAMMDNRGENGGNCQESKGEKARRKAEEKRLARLEKELAEEEERKQREEVARLVEERRRLRDEKMEAAEKERGKGPPSAKLRDSKREAEKKRQEKKKERDRGSSKSNSDVEELDKRQGKESARNRQSDGDRRHQHKNGPESSKTHSAEVVHGFKGGSSSSHNHGNVGTRYLDRMRGTFLSSSRAFTGGGFFGKNNVTNIPREQKCNTTIDPVHNASRRELSQPDRLPGKLNPNGDDRSMNQPVLIEPQPSTAPKKSWQQLFTRSSTPSSNVISRPSVKPQAEIQSPSSQTPAVQSFDNPISFGLPSPFTLTSFPCGPTSCSTTIPSSPRAMHPRIGDGTSQLFAEELENFEDPCYVPDPVSLLGPVCESLDDFQLEVDLGFVSDTGLDKPCAVKNVNTSSEMTRPSPIESPISRMRVPEERHAGSFLFRNTPNAQEMRTVPMNVSNNSNDVGTWQMWNSSPLGQAGLSLIGAPTNWRLSTDLNTSNVPPTPPRTMASLFKNDEQLHSVCHPPHTVYTGSCQNGGTLSTVLPGSAESRFSKAPFGTYAGGESQFSLKSEDAAQSEMTYRSPNATATNHPFASSPPNWAKKEWTSQRRREDFGSSPMASASVGGLYSTPNVQSFWSYE from the exons ATGTGTATACTGTGTTCGATCCAGAAGTGGTCGCGGGGAGTTGCAACTATGTTACCGTGGTTAGTGATTCCATTGATTGGGTTGTGGGCTTTATCGCAGTTATTTCCACCTGCATTTCGTTTTGAAATCACGTCGCCAAGGCTGGCGTGTGTCTGCGTGCTTGTGTTTACTCTTGGATGGTATGAGGTTGTGATGCCTAAGTTGTCATCTTGGCGGGCGAGAAGAAATGCTAGGCTTAGGGAAAGGAAGAGGTTTGAGGCTATTGAAATGCAGAAATTGAGGAAAACGGCGACGAGGAGGTGTAGAAATTGTTTGACTCCGTATAGGGATCAGAATCCTGGTGGTGGGAAGTTtatgtgttgttattgtgggcATATTTCTAAGAGACCCATATTAGACTTGCCTGTGCCGCCTGGATTGGGGATTTCAAATTCAGGGATTTTGAGAGATTTGGTTGGGAACAGGTGGATGTATGGGCAGGATTGGTTagagaatgggaattgggttgGGGGGTCTTTTGTTAGCAAGCCAGATTCTTGGAGCAAGACTAGCGGTGGATTCCTTGGGGTGGACCACTGTTTAGCAGAGAAGTCATATTCTCGTGTTTTTGCTTTTGCCTGCAAGGCACTGACTGCTTTTTTCTTAAGTATCATGTGGCTATGTAGAAAGGTTTTTAGGATAAGTTCCTCTGGAAGTGATGCGTCCATGGATGCAGAACGGAGAGCAATGATGGATAACAGAGGTGAGAATGGAGGAAACTGTCAGGAGAGTAAAGGGGagaaagctaggagaaaagcCGAGGAAAAGAGGCTGGCTAGGTTGGAGAAAGAGCTAGCAGAGGAGGAGGAGCGAAAGCAAAGAGAGGAGGTTGCTAGACTGGTGGAAGAACGCAGGAGATTGCGCGATGAAAAGATGGAGGCGGCGGAGAAAGAGCGGGGGAAGGGGCCTCCCTCTGCTAAATTACGGGATAGTAAAAGGGAAGCAGAAAAGAAGCGGcaggagaagaagaaagaaagggacagggGATCTAGCAAAAGTAACTCAGATGTGGAAGAGCTGGATAAAAGACAAGGAAAGGAGAGTGCACGAAATAGGCAGAGTGATGGTGATAGAAGGCACCAACACAAAAATGGGCCTGAAAGTAGTAAGACACATAGTGCAGAAGTTGTACATGGTTTTAAGGGTGGTTCTTCTAGCAGTCATAACCATGGAAATGTCGGTACTCGGTACTTGGATCGTATGAGGGGTACTTTCTTATCATCGTCTAGAGCATTTACTGGAGGTGGTTTTTTTGGCAAGAATAATGTTACTAATATTCCAAGAGAGCAGAAATGTAATACTACGATAGATCCTGTTCATAATGCCTCTAGGAGGGAACTATCTCAGCCAGATCGCCTACCTGGAAAGCTGAATCCAAATGGAGATGACAGGAGTATGAATCAGCCT GTGCTTATTGAACCTCAACCATCTACAGCTCCTAAAAAGTCTTGGCAACAGCTATTCACTCGATCATCTACCCCCTCTTCAAATGTAATCAGCAGACCAAGTGTTAAGCCCCAAGCAGAAATTCAGAGTCCTTCCTCTCAGACTCCAGCTGTACAATCTTTTGACAACCCCATTAGCTTTGGGCTCCCATCACCTTTCACTTTAACTTCTTTTCCTTGTGGACCCACAAGTTGTAGTACAACTATTCCGTCGTCCCCGAGAGCAATGCATCCTCGAATTGGAGATGGGACAAGTCAGTTATTTGCAGAAGAGTTGGAGAATTTTGAAGATCCTTGTTATGTTCCAGACCCTGTGTCATTGCTTGGACCTGTTTGTGAGTCCCTTGATGACTTTCAACTGGAGGTGGACCTTGGCTTTGTGTCAGACACAGGACTCGATAAACCATGTGCGGTAAAAAATGTGAATACATCTTCCGAAATGACCAGGCCTTCACCAATTGAGTCTCCAATATCACGAATGCGTGTTCCAGAGGAAAGGCATGCTGGATCTTTTCTTTTCCGCAACACTCCTAATGCTCAGGAAATGCGCACTGTGCCAATGAATGTTTCAAATAATTCAAATGATGTAGGAACGTGGCAGATGTGGAACAGCTCTCCGCTTGGTCAAGCTGGTCTAAGTTTGATAGGTGCTCCAACCAACTGGCGTTTGAGTACAGATCTCAATACATCAAACGTGCCTCCTACACCTCCAAGGACCATGGCTTCACTGTTCAAGAATGATGAACAACTCCACTCCGTCTGTCATCCTCCCCACACAGTTTATACAGGAAGTTGCCAGAATGGTGGGACACTGAGTACTGTTTTGCCTGGTAGTGCTGAAAGTAGGTTTTCAAAAGCTCCATTTGGTACATATGCAGGAGGTGAAAGTCAATTTTCTCTCAAGTCTGAGGATGCTGCTCAAAGTGAAATGACTTACAGGAGTCCTAATGCTACTGCTACTAATCATCCATTTGCTTCGTCTCCACCTAATTGGGCCAA